Part of the Candidatus Moraniibacteriota bacterium genome is shown below.
AAAAACTTCTCCCGCGTTGACCCAGCACTTTTTTTCTGTTATACTGAGATTGTTATCAAGTGAAAGAGCAGTTCATTAAAAAACAAAAGTACTCACTAGTTGACCCGTCCGGCGAAGTCCTCTCTTCATCGAACGGTAGCGGGGTTCCAATCGCAATTTCCCCCTATTTGCGATTGGACTCCCCCTACTGTTCCTCCTCGAAAAATTTCGAGGCTCTCCTTCATCCGACAAGGAGAAACCAAAAAACAAAAACAAATTTTCCTGTCGAACAAAAATAAAGACAGAAAAATAAAAAGAAAAAACAAAAAAACAGTTCTTTCAAAAAGGAATCAAAAAAAGGATTCCAAAAAACCAGGCTAAATGCCAAGGACACGGTACGGGCGATACTCAATCGGAAGAGTGTTACAACTTACATGCGATCATATCACGCGAAGTTCTTAATGGATTACTGATGCTCCTCACCCGTGCTAGGTAACCGGAACACGCGTTGGCGCATGGCCGGGGGCTACCCACCAACTTATTCATATTTGGGTGCGCGTAGCACCCGGCAACCAACTCTTTTATACTTTTCACTCACAACTTCTCATTCTCGAAAGTCCCGAAAAACCCGAAAGGGTGTTTTTTATTTGAAGAAATTCGCGTTTCAGCTTAAAATATCGACTACACAGTAAACAAACGAGCATATCGCCGTCTCCGCCCCATATGAAAATACCGAGTTTCTCCATTTTTCAAGACAAACATGGCTCCATTGGGAAAAAGGGTGAGAATATCGCAGCGACGTATCTCAAGAAAAAAGGGTTTAAAATTCTCAAAATGAACTATATAAATCCCAAAGGAAAGCAGCTTGGTGAAATAGATATCATCGCGCAAAAAGAGGAGATACTTGTCTTTGTAGAGGTAAAAACACGAAAGGGAGAAACAAATAAGGTCTTCCCAGAAGACAATCTGACACCAAGTAAGCTCCACAAACTCGAGAAAATCGCCACGCATTATCTTCAATCGCATCATCTCCAAGACAAGTCCTATCACTTCGATGCGATTACTGTCCTCTTTGACGAAAAGCAAACTGCAGTCATACGCCACTTCGAACATATTTTCGTATAAACTTCCATCTAGACAGCATCTCTATTCCCTCGTATACTCCAAGTACAAGCTATTAAAACAATCCCTATGCCCCTCGATGCCACAACACTCACCGAACTCAAAGAAAAACTCCTCACCGAAAAGACTCGGCTCGAGGAGGCGCTCTCGAAGTTTGCCACCAAAACCGATGTCCCTGGCGAATATGAAACGCGCATGGAGGCAATTGGCACCGACATGGACGACAATGCAACCGAAGTTGAAGGATACGTCGACAATATTGCCGTCGAGTCCAATCTTGAGAAAGAGCTCCGTGACGTCCTCGATGCGCTCGAAAAGATGGAAACTGGAACCTATGGCATTTGCGAAAACACCGGCAAAGAAATCTCCCTCGATCGACTCCGCGTCTATCCAGCTGCCCGCACCACCATCAACAAATAGCCTTATGATTGTCCGAAGCAAGGCTTGGCATATATGTGTCTCAAGCCTTGTTTTTTTTGTCGTGTGCCAAATCTCAACACTCGCTCTTTTGCCAAAGACACTTGTCTGCAATAGCGGTATCAGCTTCAGCATCAATATTCCCGTATTCGTGCTGATTCCGGCAATCATCATCTCCCTTTTCTTCATTGCGGGTACGCTCCAGGCAATGCTGCAAGGGAAAACATTGGGGCATTTAGCCATACTCGGTGGAAGTCTCGTGTTTGGCGGGGCATTTTCAAATATCACCGATCGCCTCTTCCGGGGTTGTGTTCCTGACTTTTTTCATATATTCTTCTTTCCAACGTTCAATGTGGCGGATATGGGAATAAGTATGGGGGCTATTTTACTCCTCATACCAATGTTTCAAAAAGACAAAGAAACAAATAATCCAGTGAAAAAATTCTAAAATTCATTCGAAATTTGCCCTTCACATTACCGTCATGCCTGCCAAGATATTCTCTGCTGCAACACTCGGACTCGAAAGTGAACTCGTCGAAGTGGAAGTTGATGCTTTCAATACCGGCATGCATCACTTCACCGTCGTCGGACTTCCCGATACCACCATCAAAGAATCCCGCGACCGCGTAAGCTCCGCCCTCAAAAACAGCGGCTTTCTCCCTCCGCATCGCTTTGGTCGCATCACGGTCAATCTTGCTCCCGCTGATTTGCCCAAGAACAGCCCTGTCTACGATGTTCCCATGGCACTCGGATTTCTCCTTGCGACCGAACAGCTTTCGTTCGACTTTCGCGACAAGCTCTTCATCGGAGAACTCTCCCTCGACGGCAAAGTCCGTCCTGTAGGAGGCGTCCTCCCTATCGCTCTCCTCGCCAAGAGGCTCGGCATGACCGAGCTCTATGTGCCAGAAAAAAATGCCGATGAGGCCGCGATGGTAAAAGGTATTCGAATCATTCCCATTACTTCGCTTTTTGAAACCGCACAACATCTCTCGGGCGCCAAGACACTCGCACCCACTCCCGATATTGATATGGAAGCAATGTTTCGGGAAGAATCCTTTCTCCTCGATATGAAAGACGTACGAGGACAAGAGCATGCCAAGCGCGCCTTGGAAATTGCCGCTGCCGGCGGGCACAATATCCTCATGAGCGGTCCCCCAGGAAGCGGCAAGACTGTCCTCGCTAAGACACTTCCGTCTATCCTTCCAAAACTCAACTTCGAGGAAAGCATCGAAATTACCAAAATATTCTCCATTGCCGGATTCCTCACGCGAAGCAATACGCTCGTGACAACGCGCCCCTTTCGTTCGCCACACCACAGCGCAAGTGCCGTTTCGCTTGTGGGAGGCGGGTCATTCCCTAAACCCGGAGAGATCAGCCTCGCGCACCGAGGCGTCCTCTTCCTCGATGAGTTCGGCGAATTTTCCAAAAACGTTCTAGAAAACCTCCGCCAACCGCTCGAAGACGGACACATCACCGTCTCCCGTGCCAAAGGATCACTCCATTTCCCGGCGCGATTCATCTTGGTCGCCGCAATGAATCCCTGTCCCTGCGGCAATATGGGCGATCCCGATCGATTGTGCTCGTGCTCACCCCGCGAAACCCTGCGATACAAGACGCGCATTTCCGGTCCCATTATGGATCGCATCGATCTCCACATCGAAGTCCCGCGCATTCCCTTTGAGAAACTCGAAGCACCAGAAAACGCCGAGACAAGTCTCTCCATCCGGGAGCGAGTTGAAAAAGCCCGTGACATACAACGCGAACGATTTGTTGGAAAGGGCATATTCACCAATGCTGAAATGGGATCCGCTCTCATCCGCGAGGTCTGCCCACTCGACCAGCCTTCCAAAGACCTCTTACGTCAAGCCGTTTCCTCCATGCATCTCTCCGCCCGTGCCTACTACCGCCTCATTAAGCTCGCCCGCACCATCGCCGACCTCGAGTCCGCCGAACACATCCTCCCCAAACACCTCGCCGAAGCCATACAATATCGGTTTAAGACGGAGTAAAAAGATAAACTTTTTGTTTTCAAAATAACGGGCATGATACAGAAAGTATCATGCCCAAATACATGCGCCTCTCTAGGGAGACCTTACCCTCTTCTTTTCTTCACAGACACCTCAAACCATATGTAGAAATGCATCTGCAATAGACACACCATCAAAGATGAAGCTTTGACGAATCGTGTAATCAACGCTGGGATTTCTAACAGCTAATTATACACACATTATATTGACGGTTCATACTTCTCTCCGGCACAATACGGAGGTGAAACGACCCTCCAATACAAAAAGCGTCATTCTCCTTTTCGGTGCTATTGGCATCGGATGGGCTGTATTCCTCTTTTTTCACAGCGACACCTCCACAAAACAAACAACCAAAAAACCAGAAACATTTCCCATAACTTTTATTCTTGATCAGCTGACACTACCAGAACAAGCACATGCCGGCGAGACTGTCGGAGAAATCCTCAAACGTGTCGGTATTTCCTATACAAAAGGGGATGATCTCATTCCATCCAAAGAAACGCAATTGACGACGAATATGCTCGTAAGTCTTGTGTCTACCAAGAAATATTCCATCGACACCAAGGATGGGAAGCGCGAAGGCAAAACAACGCTTCGCACTGTCGGACAACTCCTCAATGAGCAAGGAATATCACTTGGGAAGAATGATCTCGTCACACCAGACACCGAGAAAGCGCTCACTGACAATGTTCACATTTCCGTCATTCAGGTTGATATCCGAAGCGAAGTGATACGTAAACCCATTGCCTTCACGGTGCAAGAATCCGAAGATGCGACACTTTCTTGGAGGAAGCGTCTCATTACCCAAAAAGGCGAAAAGGGAATTCGTGAGCTCACCTACGAAGTCGTTTCTCATGATGGAAAAGAAATAAAGAGAACGCTCGTAGAAAGTAAAATAACCAAAGAGCCTCTCCCGGAAATCGCCACCCAAGGCACCAAGGTCGAAGTCGGCAAGAAACACACAGGGCTCGGATCATGGTATAGTTTCACCGGAACCCTCTCTGCCGCCAATCCATGGCTCCCAATCGGCAGCTATGTCCGCGTCACCAACACCGAGAATGGCAAATCCGTCATTGTCCGCATCAATGACCGCGGTCCCTTCGGCAAAAATCGCATTATAGATCTCGACCGCGTCGCTTTTGAGAAAATCGCCTCAATCGGCGCCGGCATCATCCCGGTAAAAGTCGAGGAAATCACCAACTAAGAATGCTCAATTTTGAATCTGAAATTTCCCTTATGTTCCCAAAAAAATCGTTCAGCCAAAATTTCCTCCACGATGAAAAAGTGGTGAGCAATATCGTTCAACTCGGGCAAGCAAACACTTTTGACTGGATTGTAGAAATTGGCGCGGGCGAAGGAGTCCTTACAGAAGCACTTGCGCAAGAAGGAGCGCACATCGTTGCGCTCGAGTTTGACCGCGACCTCATTCCTGGACTCCTCAGACGCTTTCCACTCGCTTCACCGGTATCTCTTGTAGAGGCGGATATTCTCCGCGCCAATATCCCAGAGATACTCCAACAGAAAGGATATGAAGTGGGTGATTCTTGGGCAGTATTTGGCAATATCCCCTATGCGATTACCGGAAAAATTCTCCGGATACTTGTTTCGCTTGCGGATATCCCCGACTCCATCGTGCTCATGATGCAAAAAGAAGTCGCCGAACGAATCGTTGCACACAACCATCGTCAGTCACTCCTCTCCCTCTCAGTTGCTCTCTTTGGAGAAGCTGAGATACTTTTTGCTGTCCAAAAAGAAGCTTTTTTTCCCGCGCCACAAGTAGAGAGCGCTGTCATTCGCATCACCCCAAACAAACACTGCCTCCCACTTGAAGAGCGCGAACACATCCTCCGCCTTGCCAAAATCGGTTTTGCCTCCAAGCGGAAAACACTGCTCAATAATTTCTCGGCACACCATGCCTATTCAAGAGAACTGCTCATACACTTCCTTGAGAGCATCGGGAAAACTCCCTCCGCTCGCGCTGAAGAGCTCTCGGCAGAAGAATGGAAGCAGTTTGCACAGCATTTTTGAGAGACATCAACTAGAGCAATACACTTACTGCCAAAAATCCATAGCCGGAAACGAGCGCAAGTATCCACCAAAACACTGATCGGTAGGTTATCCTGCCGGTTTTTTCTTTCATGGAAAGCACGGTCCAAAATGACGCCCCACCAAAAAGAAGTGCCGGGAGAAACAATGAAGAAGCGTGAAACACGAAAACACTCGCTATAAAAGAGAGGAAAATGCCAGAGGCTACGGCCAATTTCGCCCATCGGACACCGAGCAATACCGGAAGCGTCCAGACAGAATTTTTCCCATCACCCGAGACATCTTTGAAGTCTTTGAGCGGAATGGAAACCGCGTAGGCAAAAATGAAAAGGCTGATAAATGACGTGGGGAGATGAGCAATTGTCCCCTGAGGGGCAAAAAGCATGAAACCAAGGAACAGAATCAGCACACTCGCAACCGCACTCGCAAACGACGCCACCACCGGAAATCGCTTAAGTCGAAAGGGTGGCGCAGAATATACCCACGCAAGTGCCTGATACACTAAGAGGAGAAGAGCGCTCTTCATATTTACAATTGCTGGAAGAAATATCGACGCCACAAAAAAACCACTCCCAATCGCTCCATAGAGCGCAGGGGACACATCCCCCATTGGGAGTGGACGAGAAGTATTTGTCTCACAATCAATCGCTCTGTCAAAAAAATCATTTGCCACAACCGACGCAAGCCATGCTGAAACTATCCCCACTAGCAAAAGGAAAAGCGCAAAAATATCGAAGAGCCCGAGAGCTGAAAGAGAGAATGTCGCATCTGTCACAACAAATGAGAGCCCCATACCAACAAAAAAAAGTCCGGCATGGTACACCGCCTGCGGAAGGCGCGCATTTCGAAACAGCGCGTAAAAAATTTTCCTGTGAGAAAAAAAGAGCCATATTCCCACGACAAAAGGGAGCATCGCACCATACGTCAGACTCATCTTGATATTCAAGACTGACCGAGGATCTGAAATTGTGTGCAAAAAGAGAGAAAGTGGCGACAAGAAAATTGCCGCCACATCGGGAGAACGAAGCGTCCATTGTCCTTTGGAGACTCCATCAATAAGAAGTGCCGCCCATGAAGGGAATGTCCCCAGAAAAAAGAGGAGGGTATACGCCGAAAGAGCTGCCCAACAAGACCAGAGCACTCGGCGCGTCTTCCAGAAAACATAGAGCCCAAAGCATATCGTCACCAGAGCCACTTCCGCGCGAACGCCATAGGTAATACCAAGATCCGGTCGATCCCCAAAAAAGGTGAGATACCGCCCAAGGAGCCCAGAGAATCCATCAAAAATATAGAAACTCCAGAGTCCCGTCCCGCCAGAAACAAAGAAGTCAATAATTGGAGGTGAAAGAATAATAAGGAAACCAAACAACAGCATATTCGACGCAACCGCCAACGAAACACGTGTAAAATGCTGAAATATCGGAAGAAACAGCAAGAAAGACAAGAGAAAAAACAAAACGTTGTGCGTCCATTCAAAGAAAAGAAATCCTACTGAAAGACTTCCGAAGTCAAAAAGCCATGACTCCACCAAAAGCCGCAGAGTAATAAGACCAAAAAAGGCGCCGAGCCACAGTCCGAGACTTGTCTCAGACTTCTCAATCGCTTGAATAAGCGCTCGCGGAAATTTCATACACGAAGCATAGCAAATCAAAAGCCACTCGCACAACTTTCGGCAATCATGATAGAGTGTATCCATGACTCCACTCGCCTCAAACCTCAATCCAGAACAACGTCGTGCCGTTGAAACAACCGAGGGTCCTGTGCTCATTGTTGCGGGCGCCGGAAGCGGCAAGACAAAAACCCTCACCCATCGCGTCGTCCATCTCATGCAAGAAAAGGGCGTTTCGGCACAACACATACTCGCCGTCACTTTTACCAATAAAGCGGCCGAGGAAATGAGAGGGCGCGTGGCATCACTCCTCTCGCAAACAACGAAAAAACCACCTCTCTTTGGAAAACAGCCTGTCGGACTGCCACACATTGGCACTTTTCACAGCATTTGTTCACGCATTCTCCGCAAAGATATCGCTGTACTCGGATACAAGACAACCTTTACCATACTCGACAGCGATGATCAGCTCGCCCTCATGAAGCGCACCATGAAATCCCTCGAGATTGACCCAAAAAACATTCATCCTCGTGCGCTTCTCGATGCCGTCTCCAGAGCCAAAAACCAGCTCCTCGACGAGCTCGTCTTCGAATCCCGAGCCGGAAGCTATTACGAAGAACTCGTCGCCAAAGCCTATCGGAAATATCAGGAAGAGCTTCGCAGCAATCACACACTCGACTTTGACGATCTCTTACGGCTCACCATACAGATCTTTCACACACATCCAGAAACCCTCAATCACTATCGAAATCTCTTCCACTACATCATGGTGGATGAGTATCAAGATACCAATCACGCACAATATACCCTCATTCACCTTCTCGCTGAAAAACACCGCAATCTCTTTGCAATTGGCGACGACTACCAGTCTATATACGGCTGGCGACAGGCAGATATCCGAAACATTCTCAACTTCGAAAAAGATTATCCCGAAGCTACTATTGTCACGCTCGATCAAAATTACCGATCAACGCAAACAATCCTCGATGCCGCCGGAAGCGTGATCGCCAAAAACGCCAACCAGCGACACAAAAAACTCTGGACATCGCAAGAGGGAGGAGCGCCGCTCACTATTTTCGAAGCCGAAGACGAACGAGGCGAGGCAGACTATGTCATCCGAAAGATTCAGGAGACTGCCAAAAATGCCAGTAAAGACATAGACGCAAAACAAACTCGATCATTCTCGGAGTTTGCCATTCTCTATAGAACCAACGCACAATCCCGAGCACTCGAAGAAGCCTGCCTCAATCACTCCGTTCCATACCGCATCATCGGCGGACTCAAATTCTACGGACGTAAAGAAGTCAAAGATGCCATTGCCTATCTGCGGCTCGTCGCCAATCACTGGGACACACTCTCACTTGCAAGAATTGCCAATGAACCACCACGCGGAATCGGCAAGAAAACTCTTGAATCATGGCTTAGTGGAGCCAAGAGTGCAAAAACAGACCCCATCACCTTTGCTCGAGAAGATGAAGGAAAACAGCTCAATATAGCCATTTCCAAACAAAAGTCTGCTGCACAGCTCGCAAACATCCTTCACAAAAACACCCAAAAACTTCTCGAAAAAGGCTCCCTTTCCACATTTCTCGCCACTCTCCTTGAAAGCGTCGGCTACATCAAAGCGCTCGAAGATGGTACAGAAGAAGGCTCTGCACGCCTCGAAAACGTCCGTGAACTTTTCTCTGTCGCAAAGAAATATGACGGGACACCACTGGAAAACGCCATCACATTTTTCTTGGAAGAGATTGCGCTTGTGTCCGACACAGATGCGATTGACGGCAGTGAAAACGCCGTACAACTCATGACTCTCCATAGCGCCAAGGGACTCGAATTTCCTTTCGTCTTTCTTGTTGGACTTGAAGAAGGAATTTTTCCACATTCACGAAGCGCCCTGTCTCCTGCCGAACTCGAAGAAGAACGCCGACTTATGTATGTCGGGCTCACACGCGCCAAAGAAAAAGCCTGGCTCATATCAGCGGAAACACGTATGATATTCGGCTCAACACAGATGAATGCTCCATCGCGATTCATTAGTGAAATCCCTGAGCACCTTGTCAGAACAGAAGAGCGAAAGAAAGGGAGAGACAATAGTGAATATGCCGACAGACACCAAATGCAAACACATACATCTCATAGCACAAAACCGCCCACACCACACAATCAAGCAACAGTGGAGAGTCTGCGTCCAGGAGACGCCATATCCCACCCCACATTCGGAAATGGCATCGTCATCAAAATAGAAGGAACGCTCGCCACCATAGCCTTTCGAACCAAAGGAGTAAAGAAACTCGCCCTTGGCATTGCTCCGATTGAGAAAATATAAACAACTCAAACTCCCCCACAAAAGAGTTGCCTCACGATTTCTCCCGTCCTTTCCCATGAAATTTCTCATGCACTTCGCGAAGTCCCTCATCAGTGACATGCGTATAGATTTGCGTGGTAGTAATAGAAGAATGTCCGAGAAGTGCCTGGACACTCCGAATATCGGCGCCATTTCGCAAAAGATCCGTTGCGAAGCTGTGTCGCAATGTATGAGGATGAACACTTTTTGTGAGTCCCGCTTTCGCGGCAAGTCTCGCAACGATGCGCTCAACGGTTCGCACTGTAATACGCAAATCTTCAACAGAAGATTTCTTGGCAAATCCGCGACGCGTCGAAACAAAGAGTGCTGGATCAACATCATGTCGCGTATCGAGATAGGACTGCAATGCTAAACGCGCCCGATCCGACACAAAGACCATACGAAGCTTATTCCCCTTTCCGCGAACACTCAGCTCTCCCACTTCAAGATTCACCGACTCGCGATCAAGCCCGACAAGCTCAGACACACGCAAACCCGATGAAAACAAGAATTCCAAGAGCGCCCGATCTCGACGAGCTGTTTCGCTTACCCCCTCTGCTGCCTGACAGAGCCTATCAAATTCATCCGACTCCAAGAAATCCACCTGTCGCTCAGGTGTTTTTGCTGTCTCGATTCGCTCCGGGGGCGCCGAGGCAATTCCCTCCTTGGCGAGATAGCGCAAAAATCCCCGCAACACAATAATATGGTAATTTTGCGTTGTTTTCTTTAGTTCTCCGCCATGGACATTTTGCCTTCGATTCAAGAAGAGTCGGTATTTTCGTATACTCTCAAGAGTAATATCCTTTGGATCCTGAGCACCTCGCCAAGTAAGAAAACTCTTGAGCACTCGATCATAACTCTCCACTGTTTTGGGTGATCGTCCTCGCTCAATTTCCATATACTCAAGAAATTTCGTCACCAGAGCCAGCATACCTGCCATACACATATATCTAAAAGATGTCTCATTGTACCCTCCCAGTATACCACACCCAAAATACCGAAATTTTGTTTACTTTAAGCCAAAAAAATGAAAATAACACTCTGGAAACATTGACAGCATCCCTTTGCCTTACTATACTCAACTTTGCGTAAAAATCTTTGGTTTCGCCTCCGATGGAGAGCCCTCTTTATACCGGGCACCCCTAGGACTCGAAGCAATTGAAAGGACTCGCGTATCTCTACGCGCATTTTCAGGGGGCTATTTCGTGTTCTCCGGCAAGGGCAATTGCTTTTGCACAAAGGGAATACTCATATTCACCGCTTTCAAAGAAAAGGTGTTGTTTATCTCAAACAACACAAGACCGTTCGGATTCTCCACCTTTTTCGTCAATACTCTGCGCTCACCGTCGTCGTGTCGAGTGCTTTTCTCGTCACCGGAACCAATATCGCTACACATGAGCAACCCGGAAGCATGCTTTCCGGCTACTTTCACACCGAAAACGCCGACGCGCAGCAATTTCCCATGAAAAGCCCTGCGAAACGCGAAAGCCTCTCATCAGCCCCACTTGCCTTTGCCTCCAACACTGTCGACACTGAAGCGAAACTCGAAGACCCTTCAGAAATAGACGCGCCAAGCAACACTATTATTGCTTCCTCAGACCTTGCTCCCGTCATTCAAGAAGACCCTGAGGAAGGCGAGGGAGTCAAAATATACACCATCCAAGAAGGTGATACCCTTGGGAAAATTGCCCAGGATCACAATATCACAATCAATACTATCCTTTGGGCAAACGACATTAGCAATATTGATGAGATTCGCCCTGGCGACCAGATATTCATTCTCCCTATCGCTGGACTCAAATACATCGTCAAAGAAGGCGACACCATACAAGATATTGCCAAGACATACCATGGCGACACTGAGCGCATTATCGCCTTCAACAACCTCCCCGCCAATGGTCGACTAGAGACTAACCAAGAGCTTATTATC
Proteins encoded:
- a CDS encoding UvrD-helicase domain-containing protein, whose product is MTPLASNLNPEQRRAVETTEGPVLIVAGAGSGKTKTLTHRVVHLMQEKGVSAQHILAVTFTNKAAEEMRGRVASLLSQTTKKPPLFGKQPVGLPHIGTFHSICSRILRKDIAVLGYKTTFTILDSDDQLALMKRTMKSLEIDPKNIHPRALLDAVSRAKNQLLDELVFESRAGSYYEELVAKAYRKYQEELRSNHTLDFDDLLRLTIQIFHTHPETLNHYRNLFHYIMVDEYQDTNHAQYTLIHLLAEKHRNLFAIGDDYQSIYGWRQADIRNILNFEKDYPEATIVTLDQNYRSTQTILDAAGSVIAKNANQRHKKLWTSQEGGAPLTIFEAEDERGEADYVIRKIQETAKNASKDIDAKQTRSFSEFAILYRTNAQSRALEEACLNHSVPYRIIGGLKFYGRKEVKDAIAYLRLVANHWDTLSLARIANEPPRGIGKKTLESWLSGAKSAKTDPITFAREDEGKQLNIAISKQKSAAQLANILHKNTQKLLEKGSLSTFLATLLESVGYIKALEDGTEEGSARLENVRELFSVAKKYDGTPLENAITFFLEEIALVSDTDAIDGSENAVQLMTLHSAKGLEFPFVFLVGLEEGIFPHSRSALSPAELEEERRLMYVGLTRAKEKAWLISAETRMIFGSTQMNAPSRFISEIPEHLVRTEERKKGRDNSEYADRHQMQTHTSHSTKPPTPHNQATVESLRPGDAISHPTFGNGIVIKIEGTLATIAFRTKGVKKLALGIAPIEKI
- a CDS encoding UbiA prenyltransferase family protein; amino-acid sequence: MKFPRALIQAIEKSETSLGLWLGAFFGLITLRLLVESWLFDFGSLSVGFLFFEWTHNVLFFLLSFLLFLPIFQHFTRVSLAVASNMLLFGFLIILSPPIIDFFVSGGTGLWSFYIFDGFSGLLGRYLTFFGDRPDLGITYGVRAEVALVTICFGLYVFWKTRRVLWSCWAALSAYTLLFFLGTFPSWAALLIDGVSKGQWTLRSPDVAAIFLSPLSLFLHTISDPRSVLNIKMSLTYGAMLPFVVGIWLFFSHRKIFYALFRNARLPQAVYHAGLFFVGMGLSFVVTDATFSLSALGLFDIFALFLLLVGIVSAWLASVVANDFFDRAIDCETNTSRPLPMGDVSPALYGAIGSGFFVASIFLPAIVNMKSALLLLVYQALAWVYSAPPFRLKRFPVVASFASAVASVLILFLGFMLFAPQGTIAHLPTSFISLFIFAYAVSIPLKDFKDVSGDGKNSVWTLPVLLGVRWAKLAVASGIFLSFIASVFVFHASSLFLPALLFGGASFWTVLSMKEKTGRITYRSVFWWILALVSGYGFLAVSVLL
- a CDS encoding LysM peptidoglycan-binding domain-containing protein, translating into MHKGNTHIHRFQRKGVVYLKQHKTVRILHLFRQYSALTVVVSSAFLVTGTNIATHEQPGSMLSGYFHTENADAQQFPMKSPAKRESLSSAPLAFASNTVDTEAKLEDPSEIDAPSNTIIASSDLAPVIQEDPEEGEGVKIYTIQEGDTLGKIAQDHNITINTILWANDISNIDEIRPGDQIFILPIAGLKYIVKEGDTIQDIAKTYHGDTERIIAFNNLPANGRLETNQELIIPDGYKDTPKPASDSLLDRRQYATSSGGAATDISGWRTLSGKAGTGHTFPYGYCTWYVAQKRYVPWGGNAGTWLYNAKALGYKTGKSPRVGSIVVTTENRYYGHVALVEKVLDDSIIVSEMNYVGWGKTDRRTISLSNRSIKGYVY
- a CDS encoding G5 domain-containing protein codes for the protein MKRPSNTKSVILLFGAIGIGWAVFLFFHSDTSTKQTTKKPETFPITFILDQLTLPEQAHAGETVGEILKRVGISYTKGDDLIPSKETQLTTNMLVSLVSTKKYSIDTKDGKREGKTTLRTVGQLLNEQGISLGKNDLVTPDTEKALTDNVHISVIQVDIRSEVIRKPIAFTVQESEDATLSWRKRLITQKGEKGIRELTYEVVSHDGKEIKRTLVESKITKEPLPEIATQGTKVEVGKKHTGLGSWYSFTGTLSAANPWLPIGSYVRVTNTENGKSVIVRINDRGPFGKNRIIDLDRVAFEKIASIGAGIIPVKVEEITN
- a CDS encoding YifB family Mg chelatase-like AAA ATPase → MPAKIFSAATLGLESELVEVEVDAFNTGMHHFTVVGLPDTTIKESRDRVSSALKNSGFLPPHRFGRITVNLAPADLPKNSPVYDVPMALGFLLATEQLSFDFRDKLFIGELSLDGKVRPVGGVLPIALLAKRLGMTELYVPEKNADEAAMVKGIRIIPITSLFETAQHLSGAKTLAPTPDIDMEAMFREESFLLDMKDVRGQEHAKRALEIAAAGGHNILMSGPPGSGKTVLAKTLPSILPKLNFEESIEITKIFSIAGFLTRSNTLVTTRPFRSPHHSASAVSLVGGGSFPKPGEISLAHRGVLFLDEFGEFSKNVLENLRQPLEDGHITVSRAKGSLHFPARFILVAAMNPCPCGNMGDPDRLCSCSPRETLRYKTRISGPIMDRIDLHIEVPRIPFEKLEAPENAETSLSIRERVEKARDIQRERFVGKGIFTNAEMGSALIREVCPLDQPSKDLLRQAVSSMHLSARAYYRLIKLARTIADLESAEHILPKHLAEAIQYRFKTE
- the rsmA gene encoding ribosomal RNA small subunit methyltransferase A yields the protein MFPKKSFSQNFLHDEKVVSNIVQLGQANTFDWIVEIGAGEGVLTEALAQEGAHIVALEFDRDLIPGLLRRFPLASPVSLVEADILRANIPEILQQKGYEVGDSWAVFGNIPYAITGKILRILVSLADIPDSIVLMMQKEVAERIVAHNHRQSLLSLSVALFGEAEILFAVQKEAFFPAPQVESAVIRITPNKHCLPLEEREHILRLAKIGFASKRKTLLNNFSAHHAYSRELLIHFLESIGKTPSARAEELSAEEWKQFAQHF
- a CDS encoding signal peptidase II; translation: MCQISTLALLPKTLVCNSGISFSINIPVFVLIPAIIISLFFIAGTLQAMLQGKTLGHLAILGGSLVFGGAFSNITDRLFRGCVPDFFHIFFFPTFNVADMGISMGAILLLIPMFQKDKETNNPVKKF
- a CDS encoding TraR/DksA C4-type zinc finger protein; translation: MEAIGTDMDDNATEVEGYVDNIAVESNLEKELRDVLDALEKMETGTYGICENTGKEISLDRLRVYPAARTTINK
- a CDS encoding YraN family protein; protein product: MKIPSFSIFQDKHGSIGKKGENIAATYLKKKGFKILKMNYINPKGKQLGEIDIIAQKEEILVFVEVKTRKGETNKVFPEDNLTPSKLHKLEKIATHYLQSHHLQDKSYHFDAITVLFDEKQTAVIRHFEHIFV
- a CDS encoding tyrosine-type recombinase/integrase, with protein sequence MAGMLALVTKFLEYMEIERGRSPKTVESYDRVLKSFLTWRGAQDPKDITLESIRKYRLFLNRRQNVHGGELKKTTQNYHIIVLRGFLRYLAKEGIASAPPERIETAKTPERQVDFLESDEFDRLCQAAEGVSETARRDRALLEFLFSSGLRVSELVGLDRESVNLEVGELSVRGKGNKLRMVFVSDRARLALQSYLDTRHDVDPALFVSTRRGFAKKSSVEDLRITVRTVERIVARLAAKAGLTKSVHPHTLRHSFATDLLRNGADIRSVQALLGHSSITTTQIYTHVTDEGLREVHEKFHGKGREKS